A genomic region of Methanobacterium sp. contains the following coding sequences:
- a CDS encoding SulP family inorganic anion transporter gives MSFMNKLKNKLKNLNPKNEVLSGTTVALALVPEAIAFSIIANVSPLVGLYSAFIIGLITSIIGGRPGMISGATGAIAVVIVALVARHGVEYLFAAVVLMGLIQMTIGFLKLGKFIRLVPHPVMFGFLNGLAIVIFTSQFAQFQTPDGTWLTGPVLWIMLGFVVLTMAIIYILPKFTKAIPASLAAIVVVSAITIGLQIPTKTVGDLASISGGFPAFHIPLVPLNLETLSIILPYSLIMALVGLIESLLTLNVIDEMTETRGRGNKESVAQGVANTVCGFFGGMGGCAMIGQSIINVTSGGINRISGIVAALGLLLIILGGASLVEKIPMAALVGLMFMVAIGTFEWASLRIIKKVPATDVIVMVIVAAVTVVFHNLAVAVIIGVIISALAFVWQSAKRIHAKVTLDEDHVKQYEIVGPLFFGSVTAFKEIFDYKNDPNEIIIDFTESSVRDHSGIEALNATTKRYAKLGKKVHLKHLSEDCRLLLDDASEIIDVNYWEDPRYKIPLNQLD, from the coding sequence ATGTCTTTCATGAATAAACTAAAAAATAAATTAAAGAATTTAAACCCTAAAAATGAGGTGTTATCCGGTACTACTGTGGCTTTGGCTCTTGTACCGGAGGCTATAGCTTTTTCGATAATTGCCAATGTAAGTCCATTGGTAGGTCTTTATTCTGCTTTCATTATAGGATTAATTACATCTATAATTGGTGGAAGGCCTGGAATGATTTCCGGGGCTACTGGTGCTATAGCTGTGGTTATTGTTGCTTTGGTGGCAAGACACGGTGTTGAATATTTATTTGCAGCTGTAGTTTTAATGGGCCTCATACAGATGACTATTGGATTCTTAAAACTAGGAAAATTCATACGTTTAGTACCCCATCCTGTGATGTTTGGATTTTTAAATGGTCTGGCAATAGTTATTTTTACTTCACAATTCGCACAATTTCAAACCCCTGATGGTACCTGGTTAACTGGACCTGTGCTCTGGATTATGTTAGGTTTCGTTGTATTAACCATGGCCATTATCTATATTCTACCCAAGTTTACCAAAGCAATTCCCGCATCACTAGCTGCAATTGTGGTAGTATCTGCTATTACCATAGGTTTACAAATTCCCACCAAAACAGTGGGTGATCTGGCGTCAATTTCAGGAGGTTTTCCTGCATTTCATATTCCTCTAGTTCCACTTAATTTGGAAACCCTTTCCATTATATTGCCTTATTCCCTTATTATGGCTTTAGTTGGATTGATTGAAAGTTTGTTGACGCTTAACGTCATTGATGAAATGACTGAAACTCGTGGACGAGGGAATAAAGAAAGTGTAGCACAAGGGGTTGCTAACACTGTTTGTGGTTTCTTTGGAGGAATGGGGGGCTGCGCCATGATTGGACAAAGTATTATTAACGTCACTTCTGGCGGTATAAATCGAATATCAGGAATTGTAGCGGCCCTTGGATTATTATTAATTATATTGGGTGGTGCTTCTCTGGTTGAGAAAATACCTATGGCTGCATTGGTGGGATTAATGTTTATGGTGGCTATAGGTACTTTTGAGTGGGCTTCACTTAGAATCATAAAAAAGGTACCTGCAACTGATGTGATTGTGATGGTAATTGTGGCAGCAGTGACTGTGGTATTCCATAATCTGGCAGTAGCGGTAATTATTGGTGTTATTATTTCTGCGTTAGCTTTTGTCTGGCAAAGTGCTAAACGTATTCATGCTAAAGTAACATTGGACGAAGATCATGTAAAACAATACGAAATAGTTGGACCCCTATTTTTCGGTTCCGTAACTGCTTTCAAAGAAATATTCGATTACAAAAATGACCCAAATGAAATAATCATAGACTTCACTGAGTCCTCAGTTAGGGATCATTCCGGAATTGAGGCCTTAAATGCCACAACTAAAAGGTATGCAAAATTGGGGAAAAAGGTTCATCTTAAACATTTAAGCGAAGATTGCAGGCTACTCTTAGACGATGCATCAGAAATAATTGATGTAAATTACTGGGAAGATCCACGCTATAAAATACCTCTAAACCAATTAGATTAA
- a CDS encoding TetR/AcrR family transcriptional regulator: MKKKSFERKKELLDAALNEFTMKNYENASLNTIIKNAGISKGTFYYHFQDKQALYLYLLENANKAKWEFMNRQIKENNTDFQEKDIFEGFKIQAQLGMEFATLFPKYHRLSMMFANEKDNQIYEDAKRVLGLTAEVMMDEMVQKAIKNGDFDSRFSKDFILKVMNFLFLNFNEIFGTEEDFKLEKMVQNLNNYVDFMKNGLGK, translated from the coding sequence ATGAAGAAAAAATCATTTGAAAGGAAAAAAGAGCTACTGGATGCAGCATTAAATGAGTTCACAATGAAAAACTATGAAAATGCATCTTTAAATACCATCATTAAAAATGCAGGCATCAGCAAAGGTACTTTTTATTACCACTTCCAGGATAAACAGGCACTTTACTTATATCTACTTGAAAATGCTAATAAAGCCAAGTGGGAGTTTATGAATAGGCAAATTAAAGAAAATAACACTGATTTTCAGGAAAAGGATATTTTTGAAGGATTTAAAATTCAGGCACAACTGGGAATGGAATTTGCAACTCTTTTTCCCAAATACCACCGGCTTAGCATGATGTTTGCCAATGAAAAGGACAATCAAATCTATGAAGATGCTAAGAGAGTTTTAGGACTTACCGCAGAAGTCATGATGGATGAAATGGTGCAAAAAGCGATAAAAAACGGAGACTTTGATAGTAGATTTTCTAAGGATTTTATATTGAAAGTAATGAATTTTTTATTTCTGAATTTTAACGAGATATTTGGCACGGAAGAAGATTTTAAACTGGAAAAAATGGTTCAAAATCTCAATAACTACGTTGATTTCATGAAAAATGGACTTGGTAAATAA
- a CDS encoding GMC family oxidoreductase N-terminal domain-containing protein — MKNVIVVGSGAGGATVARELALNGVSVTLIEKGRRVKTDIAFQCYDNLDIGVELLKTSCLGGSTLVTAGNAVRTCQKEFKQMGIDLSPEFMEVESELKVGTLPDTHFGEGTLKIMEAATSLGLPMEKMPKFINPSKCIPCGKCVFGCPRDAKWSSLDYLDEALKHDVQIHENTTVTTVTTTDGRVKGVETFNPENGLKNEYNADTVILCSGATQTPGLLRSVGLVAGEHLFVDTFVTVGGVLPGINFYKEVLMNSLLKKDGFLLAPHYSSLLTSRLDKRDIQEKDILGMMVKIPDESSGRVDESGVFKQSTAKDVGLMAEGCAAAGAILTEAGVDPNTLVSTPARGAHPGGTAAVGEVVDKNLETEIEGLYVCDASVFPRAPGAPPVLTILALAKRLAKHITNQ; from the coding sequence ATGAAAAACGTGATTGTGGTAGGGTCCGGAGCTGGTGGGGCAACTGTTGCCCGAGAACTCGCCCTAAATGGAGTATCAGTTACACTGATTGAAAAGGGAAGACGTGTTAAAACTGACATAGCTTTCCAGTGTTATGATAACCTTGATATTGGAGTGGAACTACTTAAAACTTCCTGTCTAGGAGGTAGCACCCTGGTAACTGCAGGAAACGCGGTTCGAACCTGTCAGAAAGAATTTAAGCAAATGGGAATAGACCTTTCTCCTGAATTTATGGAAGTTGAAAGTGAATTAAAGGTAGGCACACTACCTGACACTCATTTTGGAGAAGGTACACTCAAAATCATGGAAGCTGCTACTTCACTTGGTTTGCCCATGGAAAAAATGCCTAAATTCATCAACCCCTCAAAATGCATTCCCTGTGGTAAGTGCGTCTTTGGATGTCCACGGGATGCTAAATGGAGCTCCCTCGATTATCTGGATGAAGCCCTAAAACATGACGTTCAGATTCATGAAAACACTACTGTAACCACGGTTACAACTACTGATGGACGGGTTAAAGGTGTGGAGACATTCAACCCTGAAAATGGACTTAAAAATGAATATAATGCCGATACTGTTATATTATGTTCCGGTGCAACCCAAACACCAGGATTACTGAGATCCGTGGGTTTAGTAGCAGGCGAACATCTTTTTGTGGACACTTTTGTCACGGTAGGTGGTGTACTGCCCGGGATTAACTTTTATAAAGAAGTACTCATGAATAGTCTCTTGAAAAAGGATGGATTTCTACTGGCCCCTCATTATTCCAGTTTACTGACCTCCCGGCTTGATAAACGTGACATCCAGGAAAAAGACATACTGGGAATGATGGTTAAGATCCCGGATGAATCTTCCGGTAGAGTGGATGAGAGTGGTGTGTTTAAACAGAGCACAGCCAAAGATGTTGGTCTCATGGCAGAAGGATGCGCTGCTGCTGGAGCAATCCTAACCGAGGCAGGTGTTGACCCGAATACCCTTGTTTCCACTCCAGCCAGAGGTGCTCATCCGGGCGGAACTGCTGCAGTGGGAGAAGTAGTAGACAAGAATCTGGAAACAGAAATTGAAGGCCTCTACGTGTGTGATGCCAGTGTTTTCCCCCGGGCACCAGGTGCACCCCCTGTTCTCACTATTCTAGCTTTGGCTAAAAGACTGGCCAAACACATTACAAATCAATAA
- a CDS encoding calcium/sodium antiporter produces MLEIVILIGALIIALIIVIKSADLFVDNLVDIGGALGISQVILGVTAAAIGTSLPEFGSAVIASLSGSVEIGVGTVIGSNIWNIAGILGISATVAGIIRTDSSGINRDGLVTLATGIILLFFMLFGDINWTASVVMIALYIFYLWRLIKSQKEYKEEKIKEEKTDESYERKPIDKKKIVFVILGLAGLIVGCRILVYSGVELARIAGIPEMIMGLFTLAIGTSIPELVVTLSSAMKGLHELSIGTVLGSNTFNILIGIGIPALFIKIPVEKLSLTFDAPVMIFVTVLLLLLVKRSGKLTRSGGIILLTTYISYAAIRLTLLV; encoded by the coding sequence GTGCTTGAAATCGTAATTTTAATAGGGGCATTAATAATAGCCTTGATCATAGTTATAAAATCCGCAGATCTATTTGTAGACAATTTAGTGGATATAGGTGGGGCTTTGGGAATATCTCAGGTAATACTGGGAGTTACAGCAGCTGCTATTGGAACTTCCCTGCCCGAGTTTGGATCAGCCGTGATAGCTTCACTTTCTGGCAGTGTTGAAATAGGTGTGGGTACCGTAATAGGTTCCAACATATGGAACATTGCAGGTATACTGGGTATTTCAGCAACTGTTGCAGGGATTATACGAACTGATTCAAGTGGAATTAATCGTGATGGGCTGGTAACACTTGCGACAGGCATAATACTCCTATTCTTCATGTTATTTGGAGATATTAACTGGACTGCATCTGTAGTTATGATAGCTCTCTACATATTCTACCTATGGCGCTTAATAAAGAGTCAAAAAGAATACAAGGAAGAAAAAATTAAAGAAGAAAAAACCGATGAAAGCTATGAAAGAAAGCCTATTGATAAAAAAAAGATTGTTTTTGTAATTTTAGGTTTGGCAGGTTTGATTGTGGGCTGCAGGATTCTTGTGTACAGTGGAGTTGAGCTTGCAAGGATTGCAGGAATACCCGAGATGATTATGGGACTTTTCACCCTGGCAATTGGAACCAGCATACCTGAATTAGTGGTAACCCTATCTTCTGCAATGAAAGGTTTGCATGAGCTCTCAATAGGAACAGTACTAGGAAGTAACACTTTCAACATACTCATAGGCATAGGAATCCCCGCACTTTTCATTAAAATACCTGTAGAAAAACTTTCATTAACCTTCGATGCCCCCGTAATGATCTTTGTAACAGTACTACTCTTGCTCTTAGTAAAAAGAAGCGGTAAACTTACCCGAAGTGGGGGAATAATATTACTGACTACCTACATTTCTTATGCTGCAATTAGATTAACTCTACTGGTGTGA
- a CDS encoding DUF5518 domain-containing protein, producing the protein MPKISMEMAILTSIILGLIMAFFNFGDIFALVIVGFVAVFLTPDEEASYKVGALASALLGLVYFVVCLFTPPDLPYQLPNAVVIGVGYAIDGVFTLIMGLIVTLVIYGLMGAIGGYFADKLFKSQDKPKTPKISKSPRKIIKRKPKKPQRRTLNRK; encoded by the coding sequence ATGCCAAAAATTAGTATGGAAATGGCCATTTTAACCAGCATAATACTGGGCCTTATTATGGCCTTTTTTAATTTCGGAGATATCTTTGCACTGGTTATAGTGGGCTTTGTGGCAGTTTTCCTTACCCCTGATGAAGAAGCCAGTTACAAAGTAGGGGCACTGGCATCTGCTTTACTAGGTCTTGTTTACTTTGTTGTCTGCCTGTTTACACCTCCGGATTTACCATATCAACTTCCCAATGCAGTGGTAATTGGAGTAGGTTATGCAATTGATGGAGTATTCACACTGATCATGGGACTGATTGTGACTTTGGTAATCTATGGTTTGATGGGAGCTATTGGGGGATATTTCGCAGATAAACTCTTTAAATCTCAAGATAAACCTAAAACCCCAAAAATCAGTAAAAGTCCCAGAAAAATTATTAAAAGAAAACCAAAAAAACCACAGAGAAGAACTCTTAATCGTAAATAA
- a CDS encoding RNase J family beta-CASP ribonuclease, whose amino-acid sequence MSVEVIAVGGYEEIGKNMTAIKIGGDIVIFDMGINLDRLHIHEDTNIEKMHSLDLIERGVIPNDTLMKDVNGKVRAIVFTHGHLDHIGAVAKLAHRYEAPIIATPYTMALIEKTIKGEKKFKFKNPLKVLNSGEKCQISQDITLEFVRTTHSIPQAVTPALHTSEGIIVYSNDFKFDNHQTLSLPPDYQRFRELGEKGVLAAIIDTTRAAEHDQVKTHSEKIARIILKDIMEEPLKGDNGVIVTTFASHLERIQAISNIANESNRKLLLLGRSMERYCTLAEKLGILELPDNTGVYGGSKAINRALARADENRSEYILVTTGHQGEPDALLPRIANNKTMFNVKPGDYVVISAPVIPSPLNRANRNTMERRLKSSGARIFTNAHVSGHAGREDHREFIRMLNAKHLIPTHGNLEMLTAYTELAEEEGYKLGNNIHILRNGQAQVFNGE is encoded by the coding sequence ATGAGTGTTGAAGTAATTGCAGTTGGAGGATATGAGGAAATTGGAAAAAACATGACTGCTATCAAGATAGGTGGAGATATTGTAATATTTGACATGGGAATAAACCTTGACCGACTTCATATCCACGAAGATACGAATATAGAAAAAATGCACAGTTTAGACCTTATAGAAAGGGGTGTAATCCCCAATGACACATTGATGAAGGACGTTAATGGTAAAGTAAGGGCTATTGTATTCACACATGGACACTTAGACCATATAGGTGCAGTTGCAAAACTCGCACACAGATACGAAGCACCAATAATTGCAACACCCTACACAATGGCACTTATAGAGAAAACCATTAAAGGAGAAAAAAAATTTAAGTTTAAAAATCCTCTTAAAGTCTTAAATTCTGGTGAAAAGTGTCAGATATCCCAGGACATAACTCTAGAATTCGTTCGAACCACCCATAGTATACCACAGGCAGTGACACCTGCCCTTCACACCTCTGAGGGCATTATAGTTTACTCAAACGACTTCAAATTCGACAATCACCAAACACTATCCCTGCCACCGGACTACCAGAGATTCAGAGAACTGGGAGAAAAGGGAGTTCTGGCTGCAATTATTGACACAACCCGTGCAGCAGAGCATGATCAGGTTAAAACCCACTCTGAAAAGATAGCCAGAATAATTCTCAAGGATATAATGGAAGAACCCCTGAAAGGAGACAACGGTGTGATAGTAACCACCTTTGCATCCCACCTGGAAAGGATTCAGGCAATATCTAACATAGCAAATGAAAGCAACCGTAAACTCCTTCTTCTTGGACGATCGATGGAACGCTACTGTACCCTGGCAGAAAAATTGGGAATACTCGAACTTCCCGATAATACCGGTGTGTACGGAGGTTCCAAGGCAATTAACAGAGCTCTTGCAAGGGCAGATGAAAACCGATCAGAATACATCTTAGTAACAACTGGCCATCAGGGGGAACCAGATGCACTACTTCCTAGAATTGCTAACAATAAAACCATGTTCAATGTAAAACCCGGAGATTACGTGGTTATATCCGCACCAGTCATACCCAGCCCACTGAACAGAGCCAACCGTAATACAATGGAACGAAGGCTAAAATCAAGCGGTGCAAGAATATTTACCAATGCCCATGTTTCAGGCCACGCAGGAAGGGAAGACCACCGTGAATTCATACGAATGCTCAACGCCAAACATCTAATACCCACCCACGGCAACCTGGAAATGCTGACAGCCTACACAGAACTGGCCGAAGAAGAAGGATACAAACTGGGCAACAATATTCACATACTGCGTAACGGACAGGCACAAGTGTTCAATGGAGAATAG
- a CDS encoding universal stress protein, producing the protein MYDKILVATMGEYIDEIMEHTLDIIREKETEVIGIYVVETSIPFLTPKKVKKMMNSELTEIGKEILDNMEQEFHSPNRYMTKFSKLLLEGDPAEEIVKTAEKEDVNLIVLGTGKNMIDKRLLGSVSEKVIHSAPCTVLLVRTDNKNH; encoded by the coding sequence ATGTATGACAAAATATTGGTTGCAACCATGGGCGAATATATAGATGAGATAATGGAACACACTTTGGATATTATAAGGGAAAAAGAGACAGAAGTCATAGGTATATATGTAGTGGAAACTTCAATACCATTTTTAACGCCTAAAAAGGTTAAAAAAATGATGAATTCAGAATTAACCGAAATTGGCAAGGAAATACTTGATAACATGGAACAGGAATTCCACTCACCCAACCGTTACATGACAAAATTCAGTAAGTTACTTTTAGAAGGCGATCCAGCCGAAGAAATAGTAAAAACCGCTGAGAAAGAGGATGTTAATCTAATAGTGCTTGGAACAGGTAAAAATATGATTGACAAACGTCTACTGGGAAGTGTATCTGAAAAAGTTATTCACTCGGCCCCCTGCACAGTTCTACTCGTACGAACAGACAATAAAAATCATTAA
- a CDS encoding metal-dependent transcriptional regulator, whose translation MKITRSVEDYLEAMYSLEQEQGTIRVKDVAETLGVKPPSVVEAVKKLSKMNMVSYERYGTIKLKDDGVKIAEEVSCRHQLLKDFLIMMGVDSEIAENDACSMEHVMDVSTINKLRKFVEFNGIFPNAYQYMEKFREYAEKGTITPNND comes from the coding sequence ATGAAAATAACCCGTAGTGTGGAAGATTACCTGGAAGCCATGTATTCACTGGAACAGGAACAGGGGACTATTAGGGTGAAAGATGTTGCAGAAACCCTGGGAGTAAAACCCCCCAGTGTAGTGGAAGCCGTGAAAAAGCTTTCCAAAATGAATATGGTTTCGTATGAGCGTTACGGTACAATTAAGTTAAAGGATGATGGGGTTAAGATTGCTGAGGAGGTAAGCTGCCGTCATCAACTTCTTAAGGATTTCCTGATAATGATGGGTGTAGATAGTGAGATAGCTGAGAATGATGCCTGTTCCATGGAACATGTTATGGATGTCTCCACCATTAACAAATTAAGGAAATTCGTTGAATTCAACGGTATTTTTCCCAATGCTTATCAATACATGGAAAAATTTAGAGAATACGCTGAAAAAGGAACTATAACTCCTAATAATGATTAA
- a CDS encoding HIT family protein encodes MSIECPYCEKLVDYNFGDPLVETDHWIVFLAPNQSNLATCVVALKRDHKTLTGLSKEEWDDFILLLESMERAVKTAFDATLFNWGCLMNTFYLEGKPEPHLHWHFIPRYRHPVNFAGHTFEDPHFGYMRPRPPKNISPDVRDKIADKIREFI; translated from the coding sequence ATGAGTATTGAGTGTCCTTACTGTGAGAAACTGGTTGATTATAACTTTGGAGATCCACTTGTAGAGACTGATCACTGGATTGTGTTTCTGGCTCCCAATCAGAGTAATCTGGCCACCTGTGTGGTGGCATTAAAACGGGACCATAAAACTTTAACCGGACTTTCAAAGGAAGAATGGGATGATTTTATTTTGCTCCTGGAAAGTATGGAACGGGCAGTTAAAACTGCATTTGATGCCACTCTCTTTAACTGGGGTTGTCTCATGAACACTTTTTACCTGGAAGGAAAACCAGAACCACACTTACACTGGCATTTCATTCCCCGTTACAGGCATCCTGTAAACTTTGCGGGTCACACCTTTGAGGATCCTCATTTTGGCTATATGCGTCCTAGACCACCAAAAAATATATCCCCAGATGTTCGTGATAAAATAGCGGATAAAATCAGAGAATTTATTTAA
- a CDS encoding HEAT repeat domain-containing protein: MSIFNGSFNPDVDKLESEGDINGLIKTLQKGNNRNRAMAARALGRFKDEKVAKALIEALDYDDSDVRWNSASSLGKIGSSDAIPFLLKTLRDDKWYVRLQTAEALGEIGDERALLPLLESLKDNKIRNNVAIALGNLGDSRAVDHLIDGLKDDDFSFRSASEEALGMIGDEKAVPILIEALKDENVSVRRHAAGALGKIGDERAIKPLLDAMKDDKWYVRLQVEEAIQELNARLKENEK, translated from the coding sequence ATGAGTATTTTTAATGGAAGTTTCAACCCTGATGTGGATAAACTGGAAAGTGAAGGGGACATCAACGGTCTTATTAAAACACTGCAAAAGGGCAATAATAGAAATCGTGCCATGGCTGCCAGGGCACTGGGAAGATTTAAGGATGAAAAAGTAGCTAAAGCCCTTATTGAGGCATTAGATTATGATGATAGTGATGTCCGGTGGAATTCGGCCAGTTCTCTGGGTAAAATAGGAAGTAGTGATGCCATTCCTTTCCTCCTGAAAACACTTCGTGATGATAAATGGTATGTGCGGCTGCAGACAGCAGAGGCACTGGGGGAGATTGGTGATGAAAGAGCATTATTACCCCTTTTAGAATCACTTAAAGATAATAAAATACGCAACAACGTTGCCATTGCCCTGGGTAATTTAGGAGATTCAAGGGCAGTTGATCATTTGATTGATGGCCTTAAGGATGATGATTTTAGTTTCCGCAGTGCATCTGAAGAAGCACTGGGCATGATTGGTGATGAAAAAGCAGTTCCCATTCTCATTGAGGCTTTGAAAGATGAAAATGTTAGTGTTCGCAGGCATGCCGCCGGTGCATTGGGTAAAATTGGGGATGAACGAGCAATAAAGCCACTCTTAGATGCCATGAAGGATGATAAATGGTACGTCCGCCTGCAGGTAGAAGAGGCAATACAGGAACTTAATGCTCGTTTGAAGGAAAATGAAAAATGA
- a CDS encoding universal stress protein, protein MYKKILLPTDGSEYANKAAEHAIIIACQNNAEIIVLNVIETTQLTSLPVEDFTRKVKDMLRQERKNPLEIITKVFDNHLKDKEFNDKVKLTLKQKGGSPEDIILQTVEEEGIDMVIMGTSGKKGLERFLLGSVTEKVVRNSKCPVLTVHLN, encoded by the coding sequence ATGTACAAAAAAATACTTTTACCTACCGATGGTTCAGAGTACGCTAATAAAGCTGCAGAACATGCTATAATAATCGCCTGCCAAAATAATGCAGAAATTATAGTTTTAAATGTCATTGAAACTACCCAACTCACAAGCTTGCCTGTAGAGGACTTTACTCGAAAAGTCAAAGATATGTTAAGACAGGAGAGAAAAAATCCATTAGAAATCATTACAAAAGTTTTTGACAATCATTTAAAAGATAAAGAGTTCAATGATAAAGTTAAATTAACTTTGAAACAAAAAGGAGGTTCTCCAGAGGATATCATATTACAAACCGTGGAAGAGGAAGGTATAGACATGGTGATTATGGGTACTTCTGGAAAAAAAGGATTGGAACGTTTTTTATTAGGCAGTGTAACTGAAAAAGTGGTAAGAAACTCAAAATGCCCGGTTTTAACTGTTCATTTAAATTAA
- a CDS encoding ribosome biogenesis/translation initiation ATPase RLI, with protein sequence MTRISILDHDRCRPKKCNYVCIEYCPGVRMEEDTITIDSKTKKPILSEELCSGCGICTNRCPFNAVSIINLPEALDDPIHRYGQNMFELFGIPNITEGSVVGILGPNGIGKSTIIRILSGELKPNLGKYDDEVLWEDILNFFKGSQLQSYFKKLAQGDLKVVHKPQMVDLLPKFVKGNVQNLLEGVNERGAMEEVMDSLELRPILKRNVSNLSGGELQRVAIAAAALKEADFYYFDEPTSWLDVKQRLNVVKVVRSLAEAGKSVMVIEHDLAALDAISDYVHILYGQPGAYGVVSHRRGVRVGINSYINGFLREENVRFRKQPIVFDVKPADREMEAEVLADYSSLKKSYDGFSLEVEGGEIQHDEIITAFGPNGIGKTTFAKILAGVTKPDQGKINKKLTIAYKPQYLVSDFDGTVQELLITKAPTYGSNMFKTEILNPFSLEPIIDKDVNDLSGGELQRLSVAVTLSRESDIYLFDEPTAFLDVEQRLKAAKAIKRVVESRNAAAIIIDHDIVFIDYISDRAMVFNGEPGVQGHASPPMNLKSAMNKFLSSVGITFRRDKETKRPRVNKFGSYLDRVQKDKGEYYYLES encoded by the coding sequence TTGACAAGAATATCCATATTAGACCATGATCGATGCCGACCTAAAAAATGCAACTATGTTTGCATAGAGTACTGTCCCGGTGTCAGAATGGAAGAAGACACCATTACAATAGATTCAAAAACAAAAAAACCAATATTATCTGAGGAACTCTGTTCAGGATGCGGTATATGTACTAACAGATGCCCATTCAATGCAGTGAGTATCATTAACCTGCCAGAAGCTCTCGATGACCCGATACACCGTTACGGCCAGAATATGTTTGAACTCTTCGGGATTCCAAACATCACGGAGGGTTCCGTGGTTGGAATACTTGGACCCAACGGTATAGGAAAATCCACCATCATTAGAATACTCTCAGGGGAGCTAAAACCCAATCTTGGAAAATACGATGATGAAGTTCTTTGGGAAGACATTTTGAACTTCTTTAAAGGTTCTCAGCTCCAATCATACTTCAAAAAACTAGCACAAGGTGATTTGAAGGTTGTTCACAAACCGCAGATGGTTGATCTGCTTCCCAAATTTGTTAAGGGAAACGTTCAAAACCTCTTGGAGGGCGTAAACGAGAGGGGTGCAATGGAAGAAGTAATGGACTCCTTAGAATTAAGGCCCATACTCAAGAGGAATGTTTCAAACCTGAGTGGTGGGGAACTTCAAAGGGTTGCGATTGCAGCTGCAGCCCTTAAAGAAGCTGATTTCTACTATTTTGACGAGCCAACGTCATGGCTTGATGTTAAACAGCGTTTAAATGTAGTTAAGGTTGTTAGGAGTCTTGCTGAGGCAGGAAAATCTGTAATGGTTATAGAACATGACCTTGCAGCACTTGATGCAATATCTGATTACGTGCATATCCTTTACGGGCAACCCGGGGCTTATGGTGTTGTATCTCACAGGAGAGGCGTTCGTGTAGGTATAAACTCTTATATTAACGGTTTCCTCCGCGAGGAGAATGTCAGGTTCCGTAAGCAACCCATAGTTTTTGATGTGAAACCCGCTGATAGGGAAATGGAAGCTGAGGTTCTTGCTGATTACTCGTCCCTTAAAAAATCCTACGATGGATTTTCACTCGAAGTGGAGGGGGGTGAAATCCAGCATGACGAGATAATCACGGCATTCGGACCCAACGGTATAGGAAAAACCACCTTTGCAAAGATTCTTGCAGGTGTTACCAAACCAGACCAAGGCAAGATCAATAAGAAATTAACTATAGCATATAAACCCCAATACCTGGTATCGGATTTTGATGGAACTGTGCAGGAGCTACTCATAACAAAGGCACCCACATACGGTAGTAACATGTTCAAAACTGAGATATTGAATCCGTTCTCCCTTGAACCTATAATAGACAAAGATGTTAATGATTTGAGTGGAGGGGAGCTTCAAAGGCTTTCAGTTGCAGTTACACTCTCCCGGGAATCTGATATATACCTTTTTGACGAGCCCACAGCATTTTTAGATGTTGAACAAAGGTTAAAAGCAGCTAAAGCAATTAAAAGAGTGGTTGAAAGTCGAAATGCTGCTGCAATTATCATAGATCATGATATTGTATTTATAGATTACATTTCTGATAGAGCAATGGTTTTCAACGGCGAACCCGGAGTTCAGGGTCATGCATCTCCACCTATGAATCTTAAATCAGCAATGAACAAATTTCTGTCCTCTGTTGGAATAACATTCCGTAGAGACAAGGAAACAAAGCGACCTCGTGTAAACAAGTTTGGAAGCTACCTTGACCGGGTACAGAAGGATAAAGGAGAATACTACTACTTGGAGAGTTAG